The Streptococcus gwangjuense nucleotide sequence AAAGAGGTCCCTAGCGCCTACGGGGAATTTGTATCGATAAGGAATAGATTTAAAAATTTCGCTGTTATTTTGTACAATAAGGATAAATTTGAATGGTACCATAAACGACCGTTTATGGTACCTTTTCATTTTCCTGCTTTTTCTAAATGTTTTTTAAGTAAATCAAGTACCAAAATCCGTTCCTTTTTCATAGTTCCTATATAGTTATACTTAATGAGTTATGGTACATTTAAATTATAAAATTAAGGAGGTTTTTTTATGATTTTTGGCTATGCTCGAGTGAGTACGGATGATCAAAATCTTAGTTTACAAATTGATGCACTTACTCATTATGGAATTGATAAATTATTTCAAGAAAAAGTAACTGGTGCGAAAAAAGACCGACCGCAATTAGAAGAAATGATCAACCTACTACGTGAAGGAGATTCTGTTGTCATTTACAAGTTAGATCGAATTTCACGATCAACTAAACATTTGATTGAACTTTCTGAATTATTTGAAGAACTTAGTGTCAATTTTATATCTATTCAAGATAACGTAGATACTTCAACGTCTATGGGAAGATTCTTTTTCCGAGTTATGGCTAGTTTAGCAGAACTGGAACGGGATATTATTATTGAACGAACTAACTCTGGTCTTAAGGCAGCCAGAGTCCGAGGAAAAAAAGGGGGCCGTCCAAGTAAAGGTAAGCTATCAATTGATTTAGCTTTAAAAATGTATGACAGCAAAGAGTATTCTATTCGTCAAATTCTTGATGCCTCTAAATTAAGCAAAACAACCTTTTACCGTTACCTCAATAAAAGGAATGCTTAAGATATGGCTATGAAAAGAATTTTAACTACTTCACAGCGTGAACAACTTCTTTCTGTAGACCACTTATCAGAAGAGGATTTTAAAGCGTATTTTAGTTTTTCTGATTATGATCTGGAGGTTATTAATCAACACCGTGG carries:
- a CDS encoding recombinase family protein, which encodes MIFGYARVSTDDQNLSLQIDALTHYGIDKLFQEKVTGAKKDRPQLEEMINLLREGDSVVIYKLDRISRSTKHLIELSELFEELSVNFISIQDNVDTSTSMGRFFFRVMASLAELERDIIIERTNSGLKAARVRGKKGGRPSKGKLSIDLALKMYDSKEYSIRQILDASKLSKTTFYRYLNKRNA